GCCGACCCATTTTCAGGCACTGGTGTAAGAGCAGTGAGATACGCTGTTGAAGTGCCCGGTGTTGATGAAGTTTACGCTAACGATTTAGACCCTAAAGCTTTTGAGTTGATCAAGGAAAATGTTCGCATGAATAAAGTTCAGGATAGGGTGAGAGTCTTTAGAGGAGATGCTAACGCCATCCTCTACATGCTGAAGTCTTTAGGGTATTCTTTCGTCTTCGTAGACATAGACCCTTACGGGACTCCAGCACCATACGTTGATGCAGGTGTCTGGACCACCAGAAATAGTGGTGTTTTAGCTATTACAGCAACAGATACAGCCCCCCTAAGCGGGTCTAGACATTTAGCAGGGTCTAGAAGATATGACGTCAAACTACTCCCTAGCGACGTCGGTATTGAGGTCGGGCTACGTGTTTTATTAGGTTTCATAGCTAGGAGAGGAGCTACACATGACAGAGCGATAACGCCGTTACTCTCCTTCTACTCAGGCCACTACTACAGGGTATTCGTGAAAGTTTCTAGAGGAGCTATTAAAGCTAACGAAGTTCTTTCTAACCAGATACATTACCTCATGATATGTGATAAGTGTGGATTCAGAACATTTACTGATAAAGTGAGGGAAGAAATATGCTCCTTTTGTGGAAGCCCCGCAAAACTTATAGGACCTTTATGGGGAGGAGAACTATCTAATAACTCATTCCTTAAAATTCTCAAGGACTTGTTAAGCGAGTTTAGCTACCTACAGACACGTAATAAGATAGCAAAGCTATTAGAACTCCTTGAAAACGAGATAACGGAATTA
The genomic region above belongs to Zestosphaera sp. and contains:
- a CDS encoding tRNA (guanine(10)-N(2))-dimethyltransferase, encoding MRNPCLVGVSEMTEDYVVIEEGKARIKVPNPLKYLRPDMVYEPAWAPVFYNPAQTLNRDVSVLVLSALLRTQDFERPVRVADPFSGTGVRAVRYAVEVPGVDEVYANDLDPKAFELIKENVRMNKVQDRVRVFRGDANAILYMLKSLGYSFVFVDIDPYGTPAPYVDAGVWTTRNSGVLAITATDTAPLSGSRHLAGSRRYDVKLLPSDVGIEVGLRVLLGFIARRGATHDRAITPLLSFYSGHYYRVFVKVSRGAIKANEVLSNQIHYLMICDKCGFRTFTDKVREEICSFCGSPAKLIGPLWGGELSNNSFLKILKDLLSEFSYLQTRNKIAKLLELLENEITELPAYNLITLAKFLKTNIPPVKTVLDCLRRAGFKASRTHLAPQYIRTNADQEALLKCVSG